In one window of Denticeps clupeoides chromosome 2, fDenClu1.1, whole genome shotgun sequence DNA:
- the LOC114775775 gene encoding CD166 antigen homolog: MRAAVSCVGLLVSLLLRPAWALETLVAHYGDIIKIPCNRGAPKPANLIFTKWKYDKSGGNTGDLVKIKDSNITVMATDEYQGRVSIAPDFSLLISSAALGDQRKFTCMRASADDIFEYPVHVQVLKPPSVVEILYWPTRLDTGKLTQVGECSAKEANPAANITWYKNDQVLVADGKEVIIITSVNKHHETGLSSTSSILRYSASKRDVDANFTCRASNLTSAPVSFLITYPPQKVTLHVTPSGPLKEGDNVTLRCSADGNPPPSRYIIHLKNQEVMVEDSYTLTMVKRSHSGEYHCSPADNSSLLDSQTLEVLYLDISLNPSGRVDRTTGSSLAVLLQTNASGEPTVSWTKNKARLTAEPQFDQLKFSDSGLYECEVAIEGLIRRSSFILDVQGPPVIRSVDENQEIGGKHKNLSCEVEGSPKPSIQWSVNGTKVEEITHADGRVTQTLTLIPKENLTVTCFVKNHLGQEARSIDVSSVLIDGADGMTNQGPREHSNAQRQAVGAVVGLILCALTLAVIYWIYWTKSSQGSWRTGENGTTEEKRKLEEEQKAKV, translated from the exons ATGCGCGCCGCCGTGTCCTGCGTGGGGCTCCTGGTGTCCCTGCTGCTGCGCCCAG CATGGGCTTTGGAAACACTGGTTGCTCATTATGGAGATATCATCAAGATCCCATGCAACAGAGGAGCTCCAAAACCAGCAAACCTCATCTTCACCAAGTGGAAATAT GACAAAAGTGGAGGAAACACTGGAGACTTGGTAAAAATTAAGGATTCAAACATCACTGTTATGGCTACAGATGAGTACCAGGGTCGTGTGAGCATTGCTCCGGACTTCAGCCTTCTGATCTCTTCTGCGGCTCTGGGTGACCAGAGGAAATTCACCTGCATGAGGGCCTCTGCAGATGATATATTTGAGTACCCGGTTCATGTACAAGTCCTCA AGCCACCTTCTGTAGTGGAAATCCTTTATTGGCCCACTCGGCTGGACACAGGCAAACTGACTCAG GTTGGGGAATGTAGTGCCAAAGAAGCCAATCCTGCTGCCAACATCACATGGTATAAAAACGACCAGGTCCTGGTTGCTGATGGGAAAG AGGTCATCATCATCACGTCTGTAAATAAGCACCACGAGACAGGCCTCTCCTCAACTTCATCTATTCTTCGGTATTCTGCCAGCAAGAGGGATGTGGATGCTAATTTCACCTGCAGGGCCTCCAATCTGACATCTGCTCCTGTCAGCTTCCTCATTACCT aCCCCCCTCAAAAGGTGACGCTGCATGTGACACCATCAGGCCCTTTAAAAGAGGGAGACAATGTGACCCTGAGGTGCAGTGCTGATGGAAACCCTCCACCTTCCAGATACATCATCCACCTCAAA aaccAGGAAGTCATGGTGGAGGACAGCTACACCCTGACCATGGTGAAGCGTTCTCACTCAGGAGAGTACCACTGCTCTCCAGCAGACAACAGCAGCTTGCTGGACTCCCAGACCCTTGAAGTTCTTT ACCTGGACATTAGCCTGAATCCCTCAGGGAGGGTTGATCGCACCACAGGGTCGAGCCTGGCTGTCCTACTCCAGACCAATGCCTCTGGAGAGCCCACTGTGTCCTGGACTAAG AACAAAGCCAGACTCACAGCTGAGCCCCAGTTTGATCAGTTGAAGTTCTCGGACTCTGGCCTGTATGAGTGTGAAGTTGCCATTGAAGGACTTATTAGGAGAAGCTCTTTTATTCTGGATGTTCAAG GTCCTCCAGTGATCCGGAGTGTAGATGAAAACCAGGAGATAGGTGGCAAACACAAGAACCTGAGCTGTGAGGTGGAGGGCTCCCCCAAACCCAGCATTCAGTGGAGTGTCAATGGAACAAAG GTGGAGGAGATTACGCATGCAGACGGACGGGTCACTCAGACACTGACCCTCATCCCGAAAGAGAACCTAACAGTTACATGCTTTGTAAAAAACCATCTAGGGCAGGAAGCACGGAGTATCGATGTGTCCTCAG tgctGATCGACGGTGCTGATGGTATGACAAACCAAG GTCCAAGGGAACATTCTAATGCCCAGAGACAAGCTGTTGGAGCTGTTGTTGGTCTCATTCTGTGTGCTTTAACTCTG